The following DNA comes from Mucilaginibacter jinjuensis.
ATAATGTCGGTTAACCTGTTGGCTGTTTATCTGGCAGTCGAGATGGTTTCGCTCGCATCATACTTATTGGCAGCCTACCGTTCTGAGAATGGCTTTAGTGCTGAGGCGGGTTTAAAATATGTACTGTTTGGTGCTGTATCTTCGGCAATTATGCTGTATGGCATTTCATTGCTATATAGCCTCACCGGCTCGCTCGATTATTTTGGCGGAAACCTGGTGCCTGGATTAATGGCAACTAACCCGGCAATCGTTTCAGTTGCTATAATAATGGTGTTGGTGGGTATCGGTTTTAAACTTTCATTTATACCTATGCACTTCTGGGTTCCCGACGTTTACCAGGGGGCTCCTACACCTGTAACCGCATATTTGTCAACCTTGCCTAAAGTTGCAGCCTTTGCACTGCTTATTAATTTTTTAATCCCATTTGCGTTTAATGTAAAATGGGTTTCTTTTGATTTCAGATTGTTTTTATCGGTTATCGGTACCATTACCATGATAGCGGGAAACTTTGCCGCAGTATGGCAGAAGAATATCAAACGTATTCTGGCTTATTCGAGTATTGGGCATACAGGTTTTGCACTGATGGCGGTCGCTACGTTTACAACTCAGGGTATATCTGCCTTACTATTTTACCTGGCAGCTTATATATTTGCCAATATAGCTGCCCTAATGCTGGTTACCTATTTTGCTGATGTAACCGGTGCCGAAGACCTGGATGGTTACAAAGGCTTAGGTTTAAAGCATCCTGTAGCTGCCATAAGCTTTGTTGTGATCCTGATTTCTTTAGCAGGATTGCCGGTAAGCGCCGGATTTAACGGAAAGTTGCTGGTGTTTTCGTCAGTTTACTCTGTTTATGAGCAAAATCACAATATTTGGTTGCTTATTTTGATGGTAACAGGGGCATTAACCACGGTAGTTTCCCTGTTTTACTATATCAAGATCCCTTTATACTTGTTTTTGAAAAAGCAGGAAGTAGATAATATTGCATCATCTTCAATAGGCGTTAAATGGCTGATTGTGGTTTCTGTTATTTTAACATTTATAGTGCTTTTATTGGGCGTATTCCCTACTTATTTAGTAGGCATATTGTAAATCGGGAATTAAATTCTTGATTATTTTATATTTTTTCTAAAATAATTACATAAAACGTTAATTATTTGTATTTTCAGCCATCTTAATTGGCTAAAACACTAATGAAACGTTATCTCCCTTTCTCTCTCATTATCGTAATTCTAGTACTTACATTTATCCATCCTTCGGTTGATATTAAGGTTGCAGCACCTGGTGATGCAACTCATTTTGATACCGGCGACATTGCCTGGATGCTGGTTTCGACAGCCCTGGTATTGATTATGACACCCGGACTTGCCTTTTTCTATGGCGGTATGGTGAATAAGAAAAATGTGATCTCTACCATGTTGCAGAGTTTGATCTGTATGGTGATAGTTACCGTAATGTGGGTAATATTTGGATTTAGTTTAGCTTTTGGCGATGATGTGCACGGTATAATCGGTAACCCCGCCACTTATTTTATGATGCATGGTATGCTTGGCAATGCGGTGTGGCCTGCTGCCAAAACTTTCCCGCTAATACTGTTTGCCATGTACCAGCTAAAGTTTGCCATTATAACTCCAGCGCTAATTACCGGTGCGTTTGCAGAGCGTATCCGTTTTAACTCGTATCTTATATTTGTGGTATTGTTTGCTATTTTTGTTTATTCGCCTTTAGCGCATAGTACATGGCACCCGGATGGTTTCCTGAATAAATTAGGCGTGTTGGATTTTGCCGGTGGAACGGTAGTACACATGTCGGCAGGCTGGGCAGCTTTGGCATCAGCTTTGTTTTTAAAGCGTAGGGCAGATGTTTCGCATACACCCGCACGTATTACTTATGTAATTATTGGTACAGGTTTATTATGGTTCGGTTGGTTTGGCTTTAATGCAGGTTCGGCGCTGGGTGCTTCGGCATTGGCAGCAACTGCGTTGGCTACTACTACGTCTGCGGCTTCGGCAGCCGGGTTAACCTGGGTTTTCTTCGATATGTTCCGCGGGCGCAGACCTTCGGCTATGGGGACTTGTATTGGCGCGGTGGTAGGCCTTGTGGCTATTACGCCGGCTGCAGGTTATGTATCTGTACCGCACTCACTGGCCATTGGTATTATTGCTGCTATTGTGAGTAATATGGTGGTTGAGTGGCGCACCCGCACTTCAATAGATGATACACTGGATGTATTTCCTTGCCACGGTGTTGGCGGTTTAGTTGGTATGCTGTTAACCGGTGTTTTTGCGCATCATAACGTAAATCCTGCTGTTACATCAAATGGTTTGTTTTTTGGCGAAACGCATTTATTTTTAGTACAATCTTTGGCTTTAGTAGGCGTTTCAATTTTTGCATTTTTTGGTTCGTTATTATTGCTAAAAATTACCGATATTATATCGCCGTTACGCGTGTCTGTTGATGAGGAAGCCGTAGGGCTTGATATTAGCCAGCATGGCGAAAAATTATAGTGCCTTTCCTTTAATTATCTAATACATGTTTCCGAAACCGGGCTTTGTGAAGGGCCCGGTTTTTTTATCCCCTAACCCCCTGAAGGGGGAATAAGAGAAGCAAGAGACGAGAGCCAGGAAACAAGAATCGGGACTTTTGTCATTTCGACGGTAGGAGAAATCTTGTACAGTTTGCTTTTCCATAGCATAAGATTTCTCCTACCGTCGAAATGACAAAGCACAAAACTTGCCAATGTAAACCCGATTGTAGTGGAAAACCCGCAGCGTGTGTTGGATGGAGTAGGGGAGGCGAGGATTTGGAACGGAAAGCGGGGAGAAGCTTTTGATAGTAGTAGTGGCATTGCTTTCAAATCATCCGGGCGACATAAAATATTGTGCCGCTACGCTATGAAAATTTAGCTATCTCTTATATGAAGTTAATCGAATACTTAGAAGGTGAAGAAAATCCTTCGCTATCGCTCTGGATGACAAACTTATCTACTTTATTAATAACCTCGCTCGTATAATCCCAGCCCACCATACTTCGACGGGGCTCAGTATGACAGCCATTTGCTTATTAAAAACCCTGTTAAAATCCCATTAACTCATCGTTAATTTAAAATGCTTTTAAATGACAAATTAGAGGTGGCAACATCATTTTAAAATGATACCTTTGCAGTCTCATTCCCAACCATGAGCGATCAGATAAAACACGAATGTGGCGTTGCTTTTATTCGCCTATTAAAGCCTCTCTCTTACTACCAGAAGAAATACGGAACCGCGCTTTTTGGTTTAAACAAGCTGTATCTTTTGATGGAAAAACAACACAACCGTGGCCAGGATGGCGCAGGTGTTGCAACCATTAAATTAGATATTGAGCCTGGTAAACGCTATATAAGCCGTCACCGTTCTATGGCACAAAATGCCGTGGCAGACATTTTTGAGTACATCATGAAAAAGTTTGCCGAGGTAGAGAAAGAATACCCCGAAAAGATGAAGGATGCCGAGTGGCTGAAAGAGAATATGAGCTTTACCGGCGAAGTATTACTCGGACACCTGCGTTACGGTACTCACGGTAAAAACAGTATCGAAAACTGTCACCCCTTCCTTCGTCAGAACAACTGGATGACCCGTAACCTGGTAATTGCCGGTAACTTTAACATGACCAATGTTGATGAGTTACTACAGCAATTATACGACCTGGGCCAGCACCCGAAAGAAAAAGCCGATACGGTTACTGTATTGGAAAAAATCGGGCACTTTATGGATACCGAAGTACAGGGTTTGTTCGATCAGTTTAAGCGTGAAGGTAACGACGATAATATCGCTATCACCAAAATGATTGCTGATAATATGGATGTGGCCAAGATATTGAAAAAATCGGCCAAAAACTGGGATGGTGGTTACACCATTGCCGGTATACTGGGCCACGGTGATGCATTTGTAATGCGCGATCCGGCAGGTATCCGCCCGGCGTTCTATTATGCTAATGATGAGTTTGTGGTAGCTACTTCAGAGCGCCCTGCTATCCAGACAGCCTTTAATATTCCGTTTGAGGAGGTTAAAGAAATTCAACCTGGTCATGCGCTGATTGTTAAAAAGAACGGTCAGGTAAGCGAAGAGCAGTTTAGCGAACCTACTGTGAAAAAAGCATGTTCTTTTGAACGCATCTATTTTTCACGTGGTAGTGATGCCGCCATTTACCGCGAGCGTAAGCAATTGGGCAGGTTACTTTGTCCACAGATATTGGATGCTGTTGACAATGATATTAAGAACACCGTTTTCTCTTACATCCCCAACACTGCCGAGATTGCTTTTTATGGCATGGTAGAGGGTGTTAATAAATATGTAAAGAACTACCAACGCGAGCGCCTTTTAAACCGCGAGGATAAAATAAGCGACGACGAATTAAGCGAAGTATTGGCGCTTGCCCCACGCGTTGAGAAGATTGCGATTAAGGACGTTAAGCTGCGCACCTTTATTACCCAGGACGCCGACCGTACTGAGATGGTGGCACATGTTTATGATACTACTTACGGATTGATTAAAAATTCGACCGATAACTTGGTGGTATTGGATGACTCTATCGTTCGTGGTACTACATTGAAACAAAGTATCCTGAAAATTCTGGACAGGTTAGGCCCTAAGAAAATTGTTGTGGTATCATCGGCACCGCAAATCCGTTACCCGGATTGTTACGGTATTGATATGTCGCGCATGGGTGAGTTTGTTGCTTTTGAGGCAGCCGTGAGTTTATTGAAAGAAAGTGGCCGTGAAGATATGATTCTGGATGTTTACCAGAAATGTGTAGCCAGCAAAGGTACACCGGCAGAGAAAGAACAGAACTTTGTAAAAGCTATTTATGAGCCTTTTACAGATCAGGAAATATCAGATAGAATTGCTAAGATCATTACCCCTAAAGGTACTAAGGCAGAAATTAAAGTGATTTACCAAACACTTGATAACCTGCATACCGCTTGCCCTGATCATTTGGGCGACTGGTATTTCTCTGGCGATTACCCAACCCCGGGTGGTAACAAAGTTGTTAACCGCGCCTTTGTTAACTGGATGGAAGGTAAGAACCAAAGAGCTTATATGTAATTCTGATAAGTCAAAAGTTTAAAGTAAAAAGTCAAAAGTTGGGATTCCGGCTTTTGACTTTTTTTGTTTTAGGATAATTTTAACAATAACGCACCTTAATAACAGCGTTTCAGCTTTAGAGTTTGTGTAGAAAGGTTTTTGACTTTTGACTTCTAACTTTTGACTTTGAAATCAATCATTAGTCGGTATTGGGGAAAATACAAAGTGGGTAACCAGCTTGTCTAAAATTACAAATGAGGCTATAATAAGGGCTATGCCGGCAACGTAGTTAAGTTTGTGGACGAAGGTGACTGAGATACGGTCGCGGAGTTTGTTGGCGTAGAAGGCTTTTACGGTATCCATACCGAATTGAACCGCAAGGATGGTGGCAAACATAATGGCAATTTTTAACTGCCTGTTGTGTACGCCAACGTGGTACATGGTACTGGCTGTACCGATAACCGTTATCCAATGGAAGAGCAGGCTGGGGTTGAAGATGCACATCAAAAAACCTTTGAAAAAATAGCCTGCCCGGTTAACGCTGGCTGGTGTATGCGAATTATAGCTCACCTCGGCTTTCTTAAACATGTAGTAAATGCCTATGGTAAAGAGTATTACGCAACCGACGACCCCAAGCCAGACCTTGACCTTTGGCGGCACATCAAAAAACTGGGAACCGAATATTATAGCGCCAACAAATACCACATCGCTCGATACCACACCGAGTGCCAGGGCAACTCCGGCATGAAAACCTTTATCGATACTGGTTTTAATAAGCGCAAAAAATACCGGGCCGGTTAAGAAGGTTAATACAATCCCAATGCCGATGCCCGAAAATATAGCTTCTATCATTAATACAGTTTAATGCGTTACCCAAGGGTAAAGCAATGCAATTTTAGGCATTTAACAAAGAAAGTCGCTAATTGTATTTATTTATTTTTTCAAAGTGGCTCTGTATTAAAAAAAAACTTTATGTTAGTGCCGCAAAACCCAATTATCTTTTTATTAATGGAAAAAAACAACGCTAACAGTAATCGATCGGCGCTCTATTCTTTAATCACCGTTTGGTTCTTCTGGGGCTTTTCGGCCGCCTCAAACGGAGTATTCATTCCCTTTTGTAAAGCTCACTTTCACTTAACACAATTCGAATCACAATTAATTGACTTTACCTTTTATGGTGGTTATTTCATTGGTTCATTAGTATTGTATTTTGCATCGCAAGCTACAAAGGTTGATATCCTGAATAAGATCGGTTATAAAAACGCCATTGTTTTAGGTTTAGTAATTTCAACTGTAGGGGCATTATTAATGGTTCCTTCTATCAACGCAGGGGTGTTTGGCTTAATCCTGGGTTCGTTTTTTATCATTGCCATTGGCTTTGCTTTACAGCAAACGGCGGTTAACCCTTTCATTGTGGCTTTAGGTTCGCCAGAAACAGGTTCAACCCGTTTAAACCTGGCAGGTGGTGTTAACAACTTCGGGAGTATATTAGGCCCGGTGGTTGTAAGCTTCCTGTTATTTGGCTCAGCAGCAAGCAATAGCAATGCTGTTGTATCTATATCA
Coding sequences within:
- a CDS encoding ammonium transporter, coding for MKRYLPFSLIIVILVLTFIHPSVDIKVAAPGDATHFDTGDIAWMLVSTALVLIMTPGLAFFYGGMVNKKNVISTMLQSLICMVIVTVMWVIFGFSLAFGDDVHGIIGNPATYFMMHGMLGNAVWPAAKTFPLILFAMYQLKFAIITPALITGAFAERIRFNSYLIFVVLFAIFVYSPLAHSTWHPDGFLNKLGVLDFAGGTVVHMSAGWAALASALFLKRRADVSHTPARITYVIIGTGLLWFGWFGFNAGSALGASALAATALATTTSAASAAGLTWVFFDMFRGRRPSAMGTCIGAVVGLVAITPAAGYVSVPHSLAIGIIAAIVSNMVVEWRTRTSIDDTLDVFPCHGVGGLVGMLLTGVFAHHNVNPAVTSNGLFFGETHLFLVQSLALVGVSIFAFFGSLLLLKITDIISPLRVSVDEEAVGLDISQHGEKL
- a CDS encoding NADH-quinone oxidoreductase subunit N, with the protein product MNNLLASLPDQLSKTIGSLPYFNPELYLAGLFLLVLITDLIYGRYSDWVCRVIAAAGLLVILFKDLQQIRLLQLHGDTVFLFNNMLLLHKTGISFKLIIDFFAFILIIYFGLDKRLKAHPKGLSDLYTIVIASVLGLHIMIMSVNLLAVYLAVEMVSLASYLLAAYRSENGFSAEAGLKYVLFGAVSSAIMLYGISLLYSLTGSLDYFGGNLVPGLMATNPAIVSVAIIMVLVGIGFKLSFIPMHFWVPDVYQGAPTPVTAYLSTLPKVAAFALLINFLIPFAFNVKWVSFDFRLFLSVIGTITMIAGNFAAVWQKNIKRILAYSSIGHTGFALMAVATFTTQGISALLFYLAAYIFANIAALMLVTYFADVTGAEDLDGYKGLGLKHPVAAISFVVILISLAGLPVSAGFNGKLLVFSSVYSVYEQNHNIWLLILMVTGALTTVVSLFYYIKIPLYLFLKKQEVDNIASSSIGVKWLIVVSVILTFIVLLLGVFPTYLVGIL
- a CDS encoding class II glutamine amidotransferase; this encodes MSDQIKHECGVAFIRLLKPLSYYQKKYGTALFGLNKLYLLMEKQHNRGQDGAGVATIKLDIEPGKRYISRHRSMAQNAVADIFEYIMKKFAEVEKEYPEKMKDAEWLKENMSFTGEVLLGHLRYGTHGKNSIENCHPFLRQNNWMTRNLVIAGNFNMTNVDELLQQLYDLGQHPKEKADTVTVLEKIGHFMDTEVQGLFDQFKREGNDDNIAITKMIADNMDVAKILKKSAKNWDGGYTIAGILGHGDAFVMRDPAGIRPAFYYANDEFVVATSERPAIQTAFNIPFEEVKEIQPGHALIVKKNGQVSEEQFSEPTVKKACSFERIYFSRGSDAAIYRERKQLGRLLCPQILDAVDNDIKNTVFSYIPNTAEIAFYGMVEGVNKYVKNYQRERLLNREDKISDDELSEVLALAPRVEKIAIKDVKLRTFITQDADRTEMVAHVYDTTYGLIKNSTDNLVVLDDSIVRGTTLKQSILKILDRLGPKKIVVVSSAPQIRYPDCYGIDMSRMGEFVAFEAAVSLLKESGREDMILDVYQKCVASKGTPAEKEQNFVKAIYEPFTDQEISDRIAKIITPKGTKAEIKVIYQTLDNLHTACPDHLGDWYFSGDYPTPGGNKVVNRAFVNWMEGKNQRAYM
- a CDS encoding LysE family translocator, with translation MIEAIFSGIGIGIVLTFLTGPVFFALIKTSIDKGFHAGVALALGVVSSDVVFVGAIIFGSQFFDVPPKVKVWLGVVGCVILFTIGIYYMFKKAEVSYNSHTPASVNRAGYFFKGFLMCIFNPSLLFHWITVIGTASTMYHVGVHNRQLKIAIMFATILAVQFGMDTVKAFYANKLRDRISVTFVHKLNYVAGIALIIASFVILDKLVTHFVFSPIPTND